The genomic window AAGGCCCCGTCAGCCGATCTGCGCGCCCAGCGTGGTCAGCGCCTCCGTCACCGGCTGGAAGAACGTCTCGCCGCCCGAGGTGCAGTCGCCGCTGCCGCCCGAGGTCAGCCCGATCGCGGAGCTGCCCGAGAAGAGCGAGCCGCCGCTGTCGCCGGGCTCGGCGCAGACGTCGGTCTGGACGAGGCCGTTGACGATCTGGCCGTTGCCGTAGTTCACGGTGGCGTCGAGGCCGGTGACCTGGCCGTCGTGCACCTGGGTGGTGGAGCCGCTGCGGGTCACCTGCATGCCCACCGTCGCCTCGGCGGCCCCGGTGATCTCCTGCGAGCTGCCGTCGTAAAGGTTCACGGCGCTCGGGTGGTCGGTGTCACCGGCGTACTTGACGAGCGCGAAGTCGTTCTCCGGGAACTGCGAGTCGACCATCGCGCCGATCGCGGGGCCGCCCGCGGACTCGGACCACTCGCTACCGGTCTCGCCGCAGTGGCCGGCCGTGATGAAGTGCGGCTCGCCGTCCTTGACGACGTTGAAGCCGAGCGAACAGCGCCCGCCGCCGCTGTGGATGGCGTCACCGCCGGCGATGAAGGGCTTGAACTCCCCTGCGGTCTTCTTCAGTTCCGCCTTTTCGCCGAGCCCCTTCACGACCTCCTGGAGCTTCGTCCAGTCCGCGCCCTTGACCGTACGGTCGGCCGTGACGACGACCTTGTTGGTCACCGGGTCGGTGGCCCAGGACGTGCCGGGGATCGTCGCGCGGTCGGTCAGGGCCTCCCGTGCGGACACCAGTTCGGCCAGGGTGTTCTGGACGATTCTGGCCTTGCCGCCCGCCTCGCGCACGGCCTCCGCCGCTTCCTCGTCCACCACGTTCATCACGAGCGCCTTGGTCTGGGCGTCGTAGTACGCGCCTGCCGCGTCGCCGCCGAGGTCCTGGCCGAGCGTGGAGGCGAGGTTTCCGGCCGCCGTTGCCGTCAGCGTCCTGACGGTGAACTCGGGGGTTTCCTCACTGGCGTTCGCAGTCTGGAAGGTGACTCCAGCCGCAACGAGCGCGACGACGGCTCCGCCTGCCATCGTCGCGCGCTTCTTCGATATGCGTCGGTGCTTCAACATCAACCTCCTGTGGGGGCCGCGTACGGCCAAGTGGGGTGGCCGCACGCGGAGGATGGGGCCGCCCACTATTCCGAGACCCGCCGGTAGCACACAAGGCCGACTTCAGGACGCGCACACGACCGTACGCATGCGCCCCCTCTTCGTTCACAACCCCCCGGTAACCACCCACGGTTCCGTTTGCGAACACCCGTTGCGACCGAGGGGTGGGCGAGGCGTGAGGACTAGCCCTGTCCGGATTTCGCTACTCAGGAGCGCTCCGTACTCTCCCGTTGATGGGTAATCATCTGAAGGGCGGGGAATGCCAGGACAGTATTGCTGCATACGGCACATACAAAGCGGCACACATGGTGAAGGAGGCGTGGGTTGCGACGTCGGGTGCGCGCGTCGGACGGGCGGCATCTGACGGTGGAGCGCCTCGGGGATCC from Streptomyces sp. FIT100 includes these protein-coding regions:
- a CDS encoding S1 family peptidase, whose amino-acid sequence is MKHRRISKKRATMAGGAVVALVAAGVTFQTANASEETPEFTVRTLTATAAGNLASTLGQDLGGDAAGAYYDAQTKALVMNVVDEEAAEAVREAGGKARIVQNTLAELVSAREALTDRATIPGTSWATDPVTNKVVVTADRTVKGADWTKLQEVVKGLGEKAELKKTAGEFKPFIAGGDAIHSGGGRCSLGFNVVKDGEPHFITAGHCGETGSEWSESAGGPAIGAMVDSQFPENDFALVKYAGDTDHPSAVNLYDGSSQEITGAAEATVGMQVTRSGSTTQVHDGQVTGLDATVNYGNGQIVNGLVQTDVCAEPGDSGGSLFSGSSAIGLTSGGSGDCTSGGETFFQPVTEALTTLGAQIG